The Nycticebus coucang isolate mNycCou1 chromosome 8, mNycCou1.pri, whole genome shotgun sequence genome has a window encoding:
- the FEZF2 gene encoding fez family zinc finger protein 2, with protein sequence MASSASLETMVPPACPRAGASPATSKTLAFSIERIMAKTSEPRAPFEPRPGALEADGSQSKKLLNLCSPLPCMIPLQPLGYEVPSKTLLSYSELWKSSLRAGGGGGGGGGGGGGPVCSASGLCKTNCGVCCKAELGLAPTALPTGRVIKPQVINQAVGLPASGSLYYFNYLDSTAYPPSELLGGHLFPSGLLNAQAPATLAAHPKLFLLENAKLAGLTADKFPHPAPYPHKERLPAPLEQVLKENSALTAERGGVKGHSKLPGGSADGKPKNFTCEVCGKVFNAHYNLTRHMPVHTGARPFVCKVCGKGFRQASTLCRHKIIHTQEKPHKCNQCGKAFNRSSTLNTHIRIHAGYKPFVCEFCGKGFHQKGNYKNHKLTHSGEKQYKCTICNKAFHQVYNLTFHMHTHNDKKPFTCATCGKGFCRNFDLKKHVRKLHDSVGPAVPSAKDLTRTVQS encoded by the exons ATGGCAAGCTCAGCTTCCCTGGAGACCATGGTGCCCCCGGCCTGCCCGCGCGCTGGAGCGTCGCCGGCCACTTCCAAGACGCTGGCCTTCTCCATCGAGCGCATCATGGCCAAGACGTCGGAGCCCCGTGCGCCCTTTGAGCCCCGGCCTGGAGCGCTAGAGGCGGACGGCAGCCAGAGCAAGAAACTGCTCAACCTCTGCTCGCCGCTGCCCTGTATGATCCCCCTCCAGCCCTTAGGCTACGAGGTGCCGTCAAAGACACTGCTCAGTTACTCGGAGCTCTGGAAAAGCAGCCTCCGGGCGGGcggcggaggaggaggaggcggcggcggcgggggggGCCCGGTGTGTAGCGCCAGCGGCTTGTGTAAAACCAACTGTGGCGTGTGCTGCAAGGCCGAGCTGGGCCTGGCGCCGACTGCGCTGCCGACAGGCAGGGTCATCAAGCCACAAGTCATCAACCAGGCCGTGGGGCTGCCGGCCAGCGGCTCGCTCTACTACTTCAACTACCTGGACTCGACCGCGTACCCGCCGTCTGAGCTCCTCGGCGGCCACCTCTTCCCGTCCGGCCTCCTCAATGCGCAGGCCCCCGCCACCCTGGCTGCGCACCCGAAGCTCTTTCTGCTGGAGAATGCCAAGCTGGCTGGCCTGACTGCGGACAAGTTCCCCCATCCTGCTCCCTATCCCCACAAGGAGCGCTTGCCCGCGCCGCTGGAGCAGGTGCTAAAGGAGAACTCGGCCCTGACCGCGGAGCGCGGCGGCGTCAAGGGCCACAGCAAGCTGCCAGGGGGCTCCGCGGATGGCAAGCCCAAAAACTTCACCTGTGAGGTGTGCGGCAAG GTGTTTAATGCTCACTATAACCTCACTCGCCACATGCCGGTCCACACCGGAGCCAGACCGTTCGTGTGCAAAGTCTGTGGCAAGGGTTTCCGCCAGGCCAGCACCCTTTGCAGACACAAAATTATCCACACCCAG GAAAAGCCGCATAAATGCAACCAGTGCGGCAAAGCCTTTAATCGCAGCTCCACGCTCAACACCCATATCCGCATCCACGCAGGCTACAAGCCCTTCGTCTGCGAATTTTGCGGCAAAGGCTTTCACCAAAAAG GGAACTACAAGAACCACAAGCTGACCCACAGCGGCGAGAAGCAGTATAAATGCACCATTTGCAACAAGGCATTTCACCAGGTCTACAACCTGACCTTCCACATGCACACCCACAACGACAAGAAGCCTTTCACGTGCGCCACTTGCGGCAAAGGGTTTTGCAGAAACTTTGACTTAAAGAAACATGTGCGCAAACTCCACGACAGCGTGGGCCCCGCTGTCCCCTCCGCAAAGGACCTGACGAGGACAGTGCAGAGCTGA